One region of Bacterioplanoides sp. SCSIO 12839 genomic DNA includes:
- the rep gene encoding DNA helicase Rep: MVDLSQLNPRQREAAKYIDGPLLVLAGAGSGKTSVITRKIAYLIGSCGIKPHHIAAVTFTNKAAREMKERVGSLVGKGGAKGLTVSTFHNLGLNIIRFENKSAGYKPGFSILDQDDCKGIIRDVMHREHGDDGDMIELVQNAISNLKNDLIEPQAAINMAQSPQEMLIAQTYEVYQRMLKAYNAVDFDDLIMVPTLLFMKHEEVLSRWQKKIRYLLVDEYQDTNTSQYELVKMLVGNRTGLTVVGDDDQSIYAWRGAKPENLSLLKKDFPTLKLVKLEQNYRSTGLILNAANKVIDNNPHEFEKKLWSDKGYGDQIRILKCRNDEVESERIATEIVERRMRYGCGYKDFAVLYRGNHQSRAIEMKLQAYQVPYKLSGGQSFFGRNEIKDIMGYLRLLINPSDDAAFLRIINTPRREIGPTTIEKLSEYAAMRGISMMSATTEMGLEQVLMPKAVDRLRRFGHWLENITKNAYTDDPVAAIKEMISDIDYEGYLLQNSGTPNQAERRMKNVWFLIDSINKMVDQAEEVGDELTIEDAVGKLILRDMMEQQEQEDETDQVQLMTLHASKGLEFPHVYIMGMEEELMPHRNSIEADTIEEERRLMYVGITRAKQTLALTYAGKRRQYGEAVSTTHSRFLDELPSDDITWEGRDEASAEEQKQRGQETLSSLRNMLSDF; the protein is encoded by the coding sequence GTGGTCGATTTAAGCCAGCTGAACCCCCGTCAACGTGAAGCCGCCAAGTACATTGATGGCCCCTTGTTAGTGCTTGCTGGTGCGGGTTCTGGTAAGACTTCAGTGATTACCCGAAAAATTGCCTACCTGATTGGTAGCTGTGGCATCAAGCCACATCATATTGCGGCGGTAACCTTTACCAATAAGGCCGCGCGGGAAATGAAAGAGCGGGTTGGTTCTCTGGTCGGGAAAGGTGGTGCAAAAGGTCTGACGGTATCGACCTTCCACAACCTGGGCCTGAATATCATTCGTTTTGAAAACAAAAGCGCTGGCTACAAACCCGGTTTCTCCATTCTTGATCAGGACGACTGCAAAGGCATTATTCGTGATGTGATGCACCGCGAGCATGGCGATGATGGTGACATGATCGAGCTGGTACAAAACGCCATCTCAAATCTGAAAAATGATCTGATTGAACCTCAGGCTGCCATCAACATGGCACAAAGCCCACAGGAGATGTTGATTGCTCAGACCTATGAAGTTTATCAACGGATGCTCAAAGCCTATAACGCGGTCGATTTTGATGATCTGATTATGGTGCCTACGTTGTTGTTTATGAAACACGAAGAGGTGCTGTCACGTTGGCAGAAAAAAATCCGTTATTTATTGGTTGATGAATATCAGGATACCAATACCAGCCAATATGAATTGGTAAAAATGCTGGTGGGCAATCGAACCGGGCTGACGGTAGTCGGTGACGACGACCAATCTATTTATGCCTGGCGTGGTGCTAAACCTGAAAATTTATCGTTATTAAAAAAAGATTTTCCGACGTTAAAGCTAGTAAAGCTTGAGCAGAATTATCGTTCTACCGGTTTGATTCTGAATGCGGCCAACAAAGTGATCGATAATAATCCACACGAATTCGAAAAAAAGTTGTGGTCGGATAAAGGTTACGGCGATCAAATTCGTATTCTGAAATGTCGCAACGATGAAGTGGAATCAGAACGCATTGCTACTGAAATTGTAGAGCGACGTATGCGTTATGGCTGTGGCTATAAAGACTTCGCTGTTTTATATCGTGGAAACCACCAGTCACGCGCGATTGAAATGAAGTTACAGGCCTATCAGGTGCCTTATAAACTCAGCGGTGGGCAGTCGTTTTTTGGCCGTAATGAGATTAAAGATATTATGGGTTATTTACGGCTATTAATTAATCCCAGCGATGATGCGGCTTTTTTACGGATTATTAATACACCTCGGCGTGAGATTGGCCCGACGACTATTGAAAAGCTCAGTGAATACGCTGCCATGCGTGGTATTTCGATGATGTCCGCCACGACTGAAATGGGTCTTGAGCAAGTATTAATGCCCAAGGCGGTTGATCGCCTGCGTCGTTTTGGTCACTGGCTGGAAAATATCACCAAAAATGCCTACACCGATGATCCGGTGGCCGCGATCAAAGAAATGATTTCTGATATCGACTACGAAGGGTATTTATTACAAAATTCTGGCACGCCAAATCAGGCCGAACGGCGCATGAAAAATGTTTGGTTCCTGATTGATTCGATCAACAAAATGGTTGATCAGGCGGAAGAGGTGGGTGACGAACTCACCATTGAAGATGCTGTGGGTAAATTAATTCTGCGCGATATGATGGAGCAGCAGGAGCAGGAAGACGAAACCGATCAGGTTCAGTTGATGACGTTGCATGCTTCAAAAGGTCTGGAATTTCCTCATGTTTATATCATGGGTATGGAAGAGGAATTAATGCCGCACCGTAACAGCATCGAAGCCGATACCATCGAAGAAGAGCGACGTTTGATGTATGTGGGCATTACCCGTGCGAAACAAACGCTGGCGCTTACCTATGCAGGCAAACGCCGCCAATATGGCGAAGCGGTTTCGACAACACATTCCCGTTTTCTGGATGAATTACCATCGGACGATATTACCTGGGAAGGCCGTGATGAAGCCTCCGCTGAAGAGCAGAAGCAGCGAGGGCAGGAAACACTCTCGAGCCTGAGAAATATGCTGTCGGATTTTTAA
- a CDS encoding 16S rRNA (uracil(1498)-N(3))-methyltransferase yields MSGPRVFSEQPLALNRTITLDDVAVGHVIRVLRLNDGDAIRVFNGDGHEYAAQLCDVSKKHANAQITDILKSDEPTPLALHLGQVISKGDRMDFTIQKATELGIQEIMPLWSERCEVKLKGDRLEKKLAHWRRVAISACEQSGRNHVPVIHTPVHFSQWCESTNTELKFTLHPHKQKPLSDYSQPTSLALLVGPEGGFSETEVQQTFDAGFAGLTLGPRVLRTETAALAALSVFQFQWGDF; encoded by the coding sequence ATGTCTGGCCCTCGCGTTTTCTCTGAGCAACCACTGGCACTCAACCGAACCATTACTCTCGACGACGTGGCTGTTGGCCATGTGATTCGGGTATTACGTCTGAATGATGGCGATGCGATTCGGGTGTTTAATGGCGACGGCCATGAATACGCCGCACAGCTATGTGATGTCAGCAAAAAACACGCGAATGCTCAGATTACCGATATTTTAAAAAGCGACGAGCCAACACCTTTGGCCTTACATCTGGGCCAGGTCATTTCCAAAGGCGACCGGATGGATTTCACCATCCAGAAAGCAACGGAACTGGGTATTCAGGAAATCATGCCGTTATGGAGTGAGCGTTGTGAAGTGAAATTAAAAGGCGATCGGCTGGAGAAAAAACTGGCGCATTGGCGACGTGTCGCCATTTCAGCTTGCGAACAATCCGGGCGCAACCATGTTCCTGTGATTCATACTCCCGTGCATTTTTCCCAGTGGTGTGAAAGCACAAACACCGAGTTAAAGTTCACTCTGCATCCGCACAAACAAAAGCCGCTGAGTGATTATTCCCAACCCACCAGTCTGGCGTTGTTAGTCGGACCGGAAGGCGGCTTCAGCGAAACCGAAGTACAGCAAACCTTTGATGCCGGGTTTGCCGGATTAACGTTAGGGCCACGCGTCTTGAGAACTGAAACCGCTGCCTTAGCAGCGCTCAGTGTGTTTCAGTTCCAGTGGGGGGATTTTTAA
- a CDS encoding EAL domain-containing protein: MASTATETGLRLLLIGRHQDELQKIQNNLSDHPRSADWQCQYQPDYPINTNNFDLVIVHFLSNDADLLSQWRHTTINQPVLFIAPDTMEQLLPDEAHWLPTHLCNSQHLVDACEAIQQEVQHNSSEPLQRDAFFSQFRHWMNHAPDGLYLRVLQCRWLSATDDEQTPWAVRHRVQQEFEQTILSRVPADAMIGRILDDQLIVVGKDYYSLQSDWFPKRCESEGNAWMVYSSSVLQLNEFSALSSVLQEGVQQIARERLVQEAQFDWQPQSNSLNLYEGLHLALQRDEFFLEFQPQFDGQTGVWTGAEALLRWQHPTLGVIPPTVFIREAENAGLIQALGHWALRETILAWGEIQRRFDTPVRMAVNVSFPEIADPYYAYQVLDLLAQLEMPPHFLELELTETAMMRDTSVSLMNLKTLQAAGIHIVLDDFGTGFSSLSHLSDLPITGIKLDRAFVTPMAEQGPQSHIVTTMLDLAKRLNLETTAEGIEDKQCLELVQKLGCDRIQGYIYSRPLALTALLEQAESGFSAQDFNQRSLF; encoded by the coding sequence ATGGCTTCAACCGCAACTGAGACAGGTTTACGACTGCTTCTGATTGGCCGCCATCAGGATGAGCTACAAAAGATTCAGAACAATTTGTCTGACCATCCGCGCAGTGCCGACTGGCAGTGCCAATACCAGCCGGATTATCCCATTAATACCAACAACTTTGACTTGGTTATTGTCCATTTTTTAAGCAATGATGCCGATCTGTTATCCCAGTGGCGACATACCACCATCAACCAGCCCGTTCTCTTTATCGCGCCGGACACCATGGAGCAGCTATTGCCTGACGAGGCACACTGGCTACCAACCCACTTATGCAATAGCCAACACCTGGTAGACGCCTGCGAAGCGATTCAACAGGAAGTACAACATAACTCCAGTGAACCCTTACAGCGTGACGCTTTTTTTTCTCAGTTCCGCCATTGGATGAATCATGCCCCCGATGGTCTGTATCTCAGGGTTCTGCAATGCCGTTGGTTATCAGCCACGGATGATGAACAAACGCCATGGGCTGTTCGTCATCGTGTGCAACAAGAGTTTGAGCAAACCATTCTTAGCCGGGTTCCGGCAGATGCCATGATCGGCCGTATTCTTGATGATCAGCTCATTGTGGTCGGAAAAGATTATTACTCCCTGCAGTCTGACTGGTTCCCGAAACGCTGTGAAAGTGAAGGTAATGCCTGGATGGTGTACAGCAGCTCGGTACTGCAATTGAATGAATTCAGTGCCTTAAGCAGCGTGTTGCAGGAAGGGGTTCAACAAATTGCCCGTGAGCGCTTGGTGCAGGAAGCACAATTCGACTGGCAGCCGCAAAGCAACAGTTTGAACTTATATGAAGGCTTGCACCTGGCTTTACAACGGGATGAGTTTTTCCTCGAGTTCCAACCTCAGTTTGATGGCCAAACCGGTGTCTGGACGGGGGCTGAAGCCTTACTTCGCTGGCAACATCCAACTTTAGGGGTTATTCCGCCGACCGTTTTCATTCGCGAAGCTGAAAATGCCGGGTTGATCCAGGCATTAGGGCATTGGGCGTTGCGTGAAACCATTCTCGCCTGGGGAGAAATACAGCGCCGTTTCGACACCCCGGTGCGTATGGCAGTGAATGTTTCATTTCCGGAAATTGCCGACCCTTATTACGCCTATCAGGTGCTGGATTTATTAGCACAGCTGGAGATGCCACCACACTTCCTTGAACTGGAGCTGACCGAAACCGCCATGATGCGTGATACCAGTGTCTCGCTGATGAACTTAAAAACCTTACAAGCAGCGGGTATTCATATTGTGCTGGATGACTTTGGTACCGGATTTTCTTCGTTATCACATCTCAGTGATTTACCCATTACCGGCATCAAGCTCGATCGTGCTTTTGTCACTCCGATGGCCGAGCAAGGCCCACAATCACATATTGTGACCACCATGCTGGATCTGGCGAAACGACTGAATTTAGAAACCACTGCCGAAGGTATTGAAGACAAGCAATGCCTGGAGTTGGTGCAGAAGTTAGGGTGTGATCGTATTCAGGGTTATATCTATTCTCGCCCACTAGCCTTGACGGCACTGCTGGAACAGGCTGAATCCGGCTTCAGCGCTCAGGATTTTAACCAACGCAGCTTATTCTGA
- a CDS encoding flagellar motor protein MotB — protein sequence MSAEEEECPPCPAGIPAWVMTFADLMSLLMCFFVLLLSFSEMDALKFKRLAGELREAFGVQTLINVSDPPKGTSVIARHFSPSIPEPTPINEIRQKTSDITKSSLEVLCQDEVTQQEESQGDEGKLTREVVVKSSEVDSQATEQEALEMAAKLEDEIAEGQVEIETSGKKIIIRIQQRGAFRSGSDYIEDRFLPVIDKIREVLVTVPGKISVEGHTDNIPIQGGRFRSNWGLSTARAAAFAEELFIAPEMDENRFQIVGHADKVPLVENDSPEGRARNRRVEIIILRKRENDDDDKPEIQADDNRVEDALNARPEDFELSPNEIF from the coding sequence ATGTGTTTCTTCGTTCTGTTGCTGTCGTTTTCAGAAATGGACGCGTTGAAATTCAAACGACTGGCCGGTGAATTGCGTGAAGCGTTTGGTGTGCAGACACTGATTAACGTCAGTGATCCGCCGAAAGGAACATCGGTGATTGCACGGCATTTCAGCCCGTCGATTCCGGAACCGACACCGATCAATGAAATCCGCCAGAAAACCAGTGATATTACGAAGAGTTCACTGGAAGTACTGTGTCAGGATGAAGTCACCCAGCAGGAAGAATCTCAGGGCGATGAAGGCAAACTCACCCGTGAAGTTGTGGTGAAAAGCAGCGAAGTGGACAGTCAGGCAACCGAACAGGAAGCACTGGAAATGGCCGCCAAGCTGGAGGATGAAATTGCTGAAGGTCAGGTAGAAATCGAGACCTCTGGCAAAAAAATTATTATCCGCATCCAACAACGAGGCGCCTTCCGTTCTGGTTCAGACTATATCGAAGATCGGTTTTTACCGGTGATCGACAAAATCCGTGAAGTTCTGGTAACAGTCCCGGGAAAAATTTCGGTGGAAGGCCATACCGATAATATCCCCATTCAGGGTGGACGTTTTCGCTCAAACTGGGGTCTGTCGACTGCACGTGCAGCGGCATTCGCGGAAGAATTATTTATTGCCCCGGAAATGGATGAAAACCGTTTTCAGATTGTTGGTCACGCAGACAAAGTACCACTGGTTGAGAATGACAGTCCGGAAGGTCGGGCGCGTAACCGTCGGGTAGAAATTATTATTCTGCGCAAACGTGAAAACGATGATGATGACAAGCCGGAAATTCAGGCCGACGATAACCGTGTCGAAGATGCGTTAAATGCAAGGCCGGAGGACTTTGAGTTAAGTCCAAATGAAATTTTTTAA
- a CDS encoding PilZ domain-containing protein: MEDRRRFFRLDDEVILDFETLSREDVAAWRESHQQKKDEIAQLEQEIGTHISQLRSQNPTMGRLLELFNQKINMLGASHLPGTSERDLSATEARTRINLSACGMAFHTYENVEKEDHLLLHMQLKPSNTELSLTGRVVSIEKASQPDEQNLVRIDFHDLKESEQEVLIQHLFQLQNRHLKLRSEDSANDE; the protein is encoded by the coding sequence ATGGAAGATAGACGCCGATTTTTTCGTCTTGATGACGAAGTCATACTGGATTTTGAAACGCTCAGCCGGGAAGACGTTGCGGCATGGCGCGAAAGCCATCAGCAAAAAAAAGATGAAATTGCCCAGCTGGAACAGGAAATAGGCACCCATATCAGCCAGCTGCGTTCACAAAACCCAACCATGGGTCGTTTGCTGGAGCTGTTTAATCAGAAAATTAATATGCTGGGTGCCAGCCACTTACCGGGAACCAGTGAGCGCGACCTGAGTGCGACTGAAGCCCGCACCCGAATTAACCTGAGTGCTTGTGGTATGGCGTTCCACACCTATGAAAATGTGGAAAAGGAAGACCATTTATTACTGCATATGCAACTGAAGCCTTCCAACACCGAGTTATCATTAACCGGGCGTGTGGTATCAATCGAAAAAGCCTCACAGCCGGATGAGCAAAATCTGGTGCGTATCGACTTCCATGATTTAAAAGAATCGGAACAGGAAGTACTGATTCAGCATTTATTCCAACTGCAGAACCGCCATCTGAAGTTGCGCAGTGAAGATTCGGCGAATGATGAGTAA